A stretch of Euzebyales bacterium DNA encodes these proteins:
- a CDS encoding capsular polysaccharide synthesis protein, with product MLRRLGDTDGVAHVTATMRECEPGMSPVEQRLLAADPEHFEARRYLVAFVTAHLDEIHERAVHAQPASAEAPYRVWVYWGQGMAEAPPVVRRCHMELIRHHGADEVVVLDDDAIDRYADIPGYVHDRTRNSRTKFSDVLRLDLLARHGGVWLDATCLVRENMIAMLPDLLSSGFFAPRYRTARISSWFMASPPGHRVIEALRWAQIIYWRHHDRPIDYYVLHHLFEALSHLHPEVTACCQNMPWMSSQRLTRFKDRMLKPYDADRFRTLLDVAPVHKLTYKISPEVDTGGTMLDHLLRTGAPH from the coding sequence GTGTTGCGCAGGCTGGGCGACACCGACGGCGTGGCTCACGTCACCGCGACGATGCGCGAATGCGAGCCCGGCATGTCACCGGTCGAGCAGCGGCTCCTCGCCGCCGACCCCGAGCACTTCGAGGCGCGACGCTACCTGGTCGCGTTCGTCACGGCGCACCTCGACGAGATCCATGAGCGTGCAGTGCACGCGCAACCGGCGTCTGCCGAGGCTCCGTACCGGGTGTGGGTCTACTGGGGTCAAGGGATGGCGGAGGCGCCCCCGGTGGTCCGTCGCTGCCACATGGAGCTGATCCGGCACCACGGTGCCGACGAGGTCGTCGTGCTCGATGATGATGCCATCGACAGGTACGCCGACATCCCTGGATATGTGCACGATCGGACACGCAACTCACGGACCAAGTTCTCCGACGTCCTGCGGCTCGACCTGCTCGCCCGGCACGGCGGTGTCTGGCTCGACGCGACGTGCCTGGTCCGTGAGAACATGATCGCGATGCTGCCCGACCTCTTGTCGTCCGGGTTCTTCGCGCCACGTTACCGGACGGCACGGATCTCGAGCTGGTTCATGGCAAGTCCACCCGGCCACCGCGTGATCGAGGCGCTCCGGTGGGCGCAGATCATCTACTGGCGCCACCACGACCGCCCCATCGACTACTACGTGCTGCATCACCTGTTCGAGGCACTGTCCCATCTGCACCCGGAGGTCACGGCATGCTGCCAGAACATGCCGTGGATGAGCTCGCAACGGCTGACCCGGTTCAAGGATCGGATGCTGAAGCCGTATGACGCCGACCGGTTTCGCACACTGCTCGACGTGGCTCCCGTGCACAAGCTCACATACAAGATCTCGCCGGAGGTCGACACCGGCGGAACGATGCTGGACCACCTCCTGCGCACGGGCGCGCCACACTGA
- a CDS encoding phosphocholine cytidylyltransferase family protein → MTEDMWGIVLAAGGGTRLRPLTDTLPKTLLPVDGDRTIFEIVVANLRAVDVTDVVVVTGHAASLIDDSADALRARYGVELHPVFNDHYADWNNAYSLWLARGAFRHGALLVNGDTVHPADVERRLLDARGAASVVLALDDDKHLGEEEMKVRLTSEGVLAHINKALDPDDVDGEYIGVTLIEPEASDPLAAALQATFERDTSLYYEDGYQELADRGGEIRTASIKGASWIEVDNHEDLARARGIACHY, encoded by the coding sequence GTGACAGAAGACATGTGGGGCATCGTCCTCGCGGCTGGAGGCGGCACGCGGCTGAGGCCGCTGACCGACACGTTGCCCAAGACCCTGCTGCCGGTCGACGGCGACCGCACGATCTTCGAGATCGTCGTCGCGAACCTGCGTGCGGTCGACGTCACCGACGTCGTCGTCGTCACCGGTCATGCTGCGTCATTGATCGACGACAGCGCCGACGCGCTGCGTGCACGGTACGGCGTCGAGCTGCACCCGGTCTTCAATGACCACTATGCCGACTGGAACAACGCCTACTCGCTGTGGCTGGCCCGTGGCGCCTTCCGCCACGGTGCGCTGCTGGTCAACGGCGACACCGTGCACCCGGCCGACGTCGAACGCAGGCTGCTCGACGCCCGCGGCGCCGCATCGGTCGTGCTCGCGCTCGACGACGACAAGCACCTCGGCGAGGAGGAGATGAAGGTCCGCCTGACGTCCGAGGGCGTGCTGGCACACATCAACAAGGCCCTCGATCCCGACGACGTCGACGGTGAGTACATCGGCGTCACCCTGATCGAGCCCGAGGCCAGCGACCCGCTGGCAGCGGCGCTGCAGGCCACCTTCGAGCGCGACACCAGCCTGTACTACGAGGACGGCTACCAGGAGCTCGCCGACCGCGGGGGCGAGATCCGCACCGCCAGCATCAAGGGCGCATCCTGGATCGAGGTCGACAACCACGAGGACCTCGCGCGCGCCCGGGGGATCGCATGCCACTACTAG
- a CDS encoding iron-containing alcohol dehydrogenase family protein, giving the protein MPLLARTVTTPIAIEVRAGAVDGLGPLLADGRISTGGRVAVAVGPGQGDEIARSITRTAPSSSVVPIASGSLNGALELITHLRAGWYDAVVGIGGGKTLDAAKYAASMTGLPFVAVATNLSNDGLASPVASLESHGRKGSFGVHIPIAVFVDIDYVRDAPARQTRSGVGDVISNLSAIADWQLAGRITGEPIDGLAVALASSATNALVRRDDSVADDTFLSTLAESLILSGIAMTVARTSRPCSGACHEISHALDASHDSPGLHGEQVGLGALFATWLRGDDDLVGLIDACLRHHDLPRVPEDLGLSAEQFCEAVLEAPETRPDRFTILEHLAMDKQQVKERVDAFITAFGR; this is encoded by the coding sequence ATGCCACTACTAGCACGGACGGTCACGACACCGATCGCCATCGAGGTGCGCGCCGGCGCCGTCGACGGCCTCGGTCCCCTGCTCGCCGATGGCCGGATCTCCACCGGCGGCCGCGTGGCTGTGGCCGTGGGTCCCGGCCAGGGCGATGAGATCGCCAGGAGCATCACCCGGACCGCGCCGTCGAGCTCGGTCGTGCCGATCGCCAGCGGCAGCCTGAACGGCGCGCTCGAGCTGATCACCCACCTGCGGGCCGGGTGGTACGACGCGGTCGTCGGGATCGGCGGTGGCAAGACCCTCGACGCCGCCAAGTACGCGGCGAGCATGACCGGCCTGCCGTTCGTGGCCGTCGCCACCAACCTGTCCAACGACGGCCTCGCATCGCCCGTGGCGTCGCTGGAGAGCCACGGGCGCAAGGGCTCGTTCGGTGTTCACATCCCCATCGCCGTGTTCGTCGACATCGACTACGTGCGTGACGCCCCCGCCCGCCAGACGCGGTCGGGCGTCGGTGACGTCATCAGCAACCTGTCGGCGATCGCCGACTGGCAGCTCGCCGGCAGGATCACCGGCGAGCCGATCGACGGCCTCGCGGTCGCGCTGGCCAGCAGCGCCACCAACGCGCTGGTCCGCCGCGACGACAGCGTCGCCGACGACACGTTCCTGTCGACGCTCGCCGAGTCGCTGATCCTGTCCGGGATCGCGATGACGGTCGCACGCACCAGCCGACCATGCAGCGGCGCGTGCCACGAGATCAGCCACGCGCTGGACGCCTCACACGACAGCCCGGGCCTGCACGGCGAGCAGGTCGGGCTCGGCGCGCTCTTCGCGACATGGCTGCGCGGTGACGACGACCTGGTCGGCCTGATCGACGCGTGCCTGCGCCACCACGACCTGCCGCGGGTACCCGAGGACCTCGGCCTGTCGGCGGAGCAGTTCTGCGAGGCGGTCCTGGAGGCACCCGAGACCAGACCCGACCGCTTCACGATCCTCGAGCACCTCGCGATGGACAAGCAGCAGGTCAAGGAGCGCGTCGATGCGTTCATCACCGCCTTCGGTCGCTGA
- a CDS encoding CDP-alcohol phosphatidyltransferase family protein, whose translation MRSSPPSVAELRAVSQPAELVGRRSAEHWAGRLYMRRVSAHVTRRVLGLPVTPNGWTVLMIVVGVAGAAVLAVPGLWTAIAAAAAIQVYLLLDCVDGEVARWRRTTSAAGVYLDRLGHYTVEAALLAALGVRVDGGYAAIGLGTVVGLATAVLALLSKVETDLVVVARVSAGLPVDAERDAAPGTSTLRGVRRVFAAVPIHRIIGGVELSLLAVVAAVVDVATGEAVGSRALLAVATVAAAIVAVGHPIAILSSQRLR comes from the coding sequence ATGCGTTCATCACCGCCTTCGGTCGCTGAGCTGCGGGCCGTCTCCCAGCCCGCCGAGCTGGTGGGCAGGCGTAGCGCCGAGCACTGGGCGGGCCGGCTGTACATGCGCCGCGTTTCTGCGCACGTGACCCGCCGCGTGCTGGGCCTGCCCGTCACGCCCAACGGCTGGACGGTGCTGATGATCGTGGTCGGTGTCGCGGGCGCCGCGGTCCTCGCCGTGCCGGGGCTGTGGACGGCGATCGCCGCCGCCGCCGCGATCCAGGTCTACCTGCTGCTCGACTGCGTCGACGGCGAGGTGGCGCGCTGGCGACGGACGACCAGCGCGGCAGGCGTGTACCTGGACCGTCTGGGCCACTACACGGTCGAGGCGGCGCTGCTCGCCGCCCTGGGCGTCCGGGTCGACGGCGGATACGCCGCGATCGGGCTCGGCACCGTCGTCGGGCTCGCCACCGCGGTGCTCGCGCTGCTGTCGAAGGTCGAGACCGACCTGGTCGTCGTCGCACGGGTGTCCGCGGGCCTGCCCGTCGACGCCGAGCGCGACGCGGCGCCCGGCACGAGCACCCTGCGTGGCGTCCGCCGTGTGTTCGCGGCCGTGCCGATCCACCGGATCATCGGCGGCGTCGAGCTGTCGCTGCTCGCAGTGGTCGCGGCCGTCGTCGACGTGGCAACCGGCGAGGCCGTCGGATCTCGCGCGTTGCTCGCCGTCGCCACCGTCGCCGCCGCGATCGTTGCGGTCGGGCACCCCATCGCCATCCTCAGCTCCCAGCGACTTCGATGA
- a CDS encoding DUF5941 domain-containing protein, producing MADDARMDAAVKDEDGFFATFLVSSWSPHLVRWAAARRITPNQVTAVSNALTVAAAAAFATGVRPGLVIGAVLVQAAFVADCVDGQLARYTGTGTPLGAWLDAVSDRAKELVIYAGLAVGGAQDGEPGIWLLASCALALLALRHQTDFAYAAQHGPDPGAPGAESGWTVGVTGQVGLAGVRTAATLERSWLRWIKRIIVLPIGERFALISITAAVAGPRTTFVALLGWGGVAAVYMVTGRILRSLADADGSGRIGSDDRRGGRGRGGEMTAALTSHRDDGPLARALGRLAPDRLPPVWTTVIGCTALANGLAVDGARTSTSSAVGVGVFVLLGALSAGGRGHGHLRWAVPPLLHAGEYGTLIVLAWRTGMPPAAFALLAAVAAHHYDLAYRRGPAPAPRPVDLLAGGWEGRTLALMVASLAGLVGGVSLTLALWVALLVVVSATQRVRALAQDGLTTHGRTP from the coding sequence GTGGCCGACGACGCGCGGATGGACGCGGCGGTCAAGGACGAGGACGGGTTCTTCGCGACCTTCCTCGTCAGCTCCTGGTCGCCGCACCTCGTCCGATGGGCGGCCGCCCGGCGGATCACGCCCAACCAGGTGACCGCCGTGTCGAATGCGCTGACCGTCGCCGCCGCGGCGGCCTTCGCGACGGGCGTGCGGCCCGGCCTCGTGATCGGCGCCGTGCTGGTCCAGGCCGCGTTCGTCGCGGACTGCGTCGACGGCCAGCTCGCCCGCTACACCGGCACCGGCACACCCTTGGGCGCCTGGCTGGACGCGGTGTCGGACCGCGCCAAGGAGCTCGTCATCTACGCCGGCCTCGCCGTGGGTGGCGCGCAAGACGGCGAGCCGGGCATCTGGCTGCTCGCCAGCTGCGCACTGGCGCTGCTGGCTCTGCGCCACCAGACCGACTTCGCGTACGCCGCCCAGCACGGACCCGATCCTGGTGCGCCGGGCGCGGAGAGCGGCTGGACCGTCGGCGTCACGGGCCAGGTGGGCCTTGCAGGGGTTCGCACCGCCGCGACGCTCGAGCGGTCGTGGCTGCGCTGGATCAAGCGCATCATCGTGCTGCCGATCGGCGAGCGGTTCGCACTGATCTCGATCACGGCCGCGGTCGCCGGTCCACGCACGACCTTCGTCGCCCTGCTCGGGTGGGGCGGCGTGGCGGCCGTCTACATGGTCACGGGCCGCATCCTGCGGTCGCTCGCCGACGCGGACGGGTCCGGCCGGATTGGCTCCGACGACCGACGAGGCGGCCGCGGGCGAGGTGGCGAGATGACCGCGGCGCTCACCTCCCACCGCGACGACGGTCCCCTCGCGCGTGCGCTGGGGCGCCTCGCGCCAGACCGACTGCCGCCCGTGTGGACGACCGTCATCGGCTGCACGGCGCTCGCCAACGGCCTCGCCGTCGACGGCGCCCGCACCTCGACCAGCTCAGCCGTCGGCGTCGGCGTGTTCGTCCTGCTCGGTGCGCTGTCCGCAGGAGGTCGTGGACACGGCCACCTGCGCTGGGCCGTGCCGCCGCTGCTGCACGCCGGGGAGTACGGGACGCTGATCGTCCTGGCGTGGCGGACCGGCATGCCGCCCGCCGCGTTCGCGCTGCTCGCAGCCGTCGCGGCCCACCACTACGACCTGGCGTACCGGCGGGGGCCAGCACCGGCACCGAGGCCGGTCGACCTGCTGGCCGGCGGCTGGGAGGGGCGCACACTGGCGCTCATGGTCGCGTCACTGGCCGGGCTGGTCGGCGGTGTCAGCCTCACCCTCGCCCTGTGGGTCGCCCTGCTCGTGGTGGTCTCGGCCACGCAGCGGGTCCGCGCCCTTGCGCAGGATGGTCTGACGACGCACGGGCGGACGCCGTGA
- a CDS encoding glycosyltransferase, whose product MILTMGDRPDELARAVASVTGQRDVDVDCLVVVNAAEPLAAPPDARVHVAGRNLGIPGGRNDGARLVAGDLLLFLDDDASLADDRLLATAVRCFTAESRLGIVSLRIVDPDGQPTARRHVPRLRVGDPGVGSEVTTFLGGASIIRRAVFDEVGWLPDDFEYAHEETSLAWRALDAGWHIRYAGDLIVHHPAMTPVRHARYHYLTARNRVLLARRHLPWAVAAVYLTLWTALTLVRGGRDGLEPSLRGFIDGFRHPRGPRAPMSWRTVARMTRLGRPPIL is encoded by the coding sequence GTGATCCTCACCATGGGCGACCGGCCCGACGAGCTGGCCCGCGCGGTCGCGTCGGTGACGGGACAACGTGACGTCGACGTCGACTGCCTGGTTGTCGTCAACGCCGCTGAGCCACTCGCCGCACCCCCGGACGCCCGCGTCCACGTCGCAGGGCGGAACCTCGGCATCCCCGGCGGCCGCAACGACGGCGCACGGCTCGTGGCGGGCGATCTGCTGCTGTTCCTCGACGACGACGCGTCACTCGCCGACGATCGCCTGCTCGCGACGGCGGTCCGGTGCTTCACCGCCGAGTCCCGGCTGGGCATCGTGTCGCTGCGCATCGTCGATCCCGACGGCCAGCCAACGGCCCGACGCCACGTCCCGCGGCTGCGCGTCGGCGACCCCGGCGTCGGCTCCGAGGTCACGACGTTCCTGGGCGGCGCCTCGATCATCCGGCGCGCCGTCTTCGACGAGGTCGGATGGCTACCCGACGACTTCGAGTACGCGCACGAGGAGACGAGCCTGGCGTGGCGGGCGCTCGACGCAGGGTGGCACATCCGCTACGCCGGCGACCTGATCGTCCACCACCCGGCCATGACCCCGGTGCGCCACGCCCGGTACCACTACCTGACGGCACGCAACCGGGTGCTGCTGGCCCGCCGCCACCTTCCCTGGGCGGTGGCGGCGGTCTACCTGACGTTGTGGACTGCGCTGACGCTGGTGCGTGGCGGCCGGGACGGGCTCGAGCCGTCGCTGCGAGGCTTCATCGACGGCTTCAGGCATCCGCGTGGGCCGCGGGCCCCGATGTCATGGCGGACCGTCGCTCGCATGACGCGCCTCGGGCGTCCTCCCATCCTGTGA